A region of Panicum virgatum strain AP13 chromosome 8N, P.virgatum_v5, whole genome shotgun sequence DNA encodes the following proteins:
- the LOC120685473 gene encoding uncharacterized protein LOC120685473, with product MGSSSGGDPEQKHGEQHAAGMMMGNGSDSYNDDAPSEEWQSSSPSSTRQMLSRRRRFTPVAFVRKIDWGSLWDKAKEWIRSPMNMALLVWIVAVGVSGAILFMVMTGMLSRVLPTKSQRDTWFEVNNQILNALFTLMCLYQHPRRFYHLALLCRWRAGDMLQLRQVYCKDGTCKPGERKHITVVVLLLHLNCFAQYALCGLNLGYRRPERPVIGVALTISVAICAPAVAGLYNNLSPLGNDYEAQAEDDDEESSSCNDNNNMNNNPQQLQRKRRKSEDDEQQSREESSWAGGLLDVWDDMSLAYVSVFCSCCLFGWNMSRLGFGNMYVHIATFLLLCLAPFFIFDLAAINIDNEDVRGALGLAGIFLCVLGLLYGGFWRIQMRRRFRLPASHACCGKPDLTDCLHWLCCYPCALAQEVRTADTLLPPAARPVASINDHRVVTVPPSLSVIRTT from the coding sequence ATGGGCAGTTCATCGGGTGGTGATCCTGAACAGAAACATGGCGAGCAGCATGCAGCAGGAATGATGATGGGGAACGGTTCAGATTCATACAACGATGACGCACCATCTGAGGAGTGGCAGTCGAGCTCGCCTTCGTCCACCCGCCAAATGCTTTCCAGACGACGACGTTTCACTCCGGTGGCCTTTGTGAGGAAGATCGACTGGGGCTCCCTGTGGGACAAGGCCAAGGAGTGGATCAGGAGCCCCATGAACATGGCTCTGTTGGTGTGGATCGTCGCCGTCGGGGTGTCAGGGGCCATCCTCTTCATGGTGATGACCGGGATGCTCAGCCGCGTGCTGCCGACGAAATCGCAGAGGGACACATGGTTCGAGGTGAACAACCAGATCCTGAATGCTCTCTTCACTCTCATGTGCCTCTACCAGCACCCGAGGAGGTTCTACCACCTGGCGCTCCTCTGCCGGTGGAGAGCCGGCGACATGCTCCAGCTCCGGCAGGTCTACTGCAAGGACGGCACCTGCAAGCCCGGCGAGAGGAAGCACATCACGGTGGTGGTCCTGCTGCTGCACCTCAACTGCTTCGCGCAGTACGCGCTGTGCGGCCTCAACCTTGGGTACCGGAGGCCGGAGCGCCCCGTCATCGGAGTCGCCCTCACCATCTCGGTGGCCATCtgcgcgccggcggtggccgggctGTACAACAACCTCAGCCCTCTCGGGAACGACTACGAGGCCCAGGCAGAGGACGACGATGAGGAGTCCTCCTCCTGCAATGACAACAACAACATGAACAATAATCCGCAGCAGCTGCAacggaagaggaggaagagcgaGGACGACGAGCAGCAGAGCAGGGAAGAATCATCATGGGCGGGCGGGCTGCTGGATGTGTGGGACGACATGTCGCTGGCCTACGTCTCCGTGTTCTGCAGCTGCTGCCTCTTTGGTTGGAACATGAGCAGGCTCGGCTTCGGCAACATGTACGTCCACATCGCCACGTTCCTGCTCTTGTGCCTGGCGCCCTTCTTCATCTTCGACCTGGCGGCCATCAACATCGACAACGAGGACGTCAGGGGCGCGCTGGGCCTCGCCGGCATCTTCCTCtgcgtcctcggcctcctctacGGCGGCTTCTGGAGGATCCAGATGCGCCGGAGGTTCCGTCTGCCGGCGAGCCACGCCTGCTGCGGCAAGCCGGACCTCACCGACTGCCTGCACTGGCTCTGCTGCTACCCGTGCGCTCTGGCTCAGGAAGTCCGCACGGCCGACACTCTGCTTCCTCCAGCTGCAAGACCAGTAGCATCAATCAACGATCATAGGGTGGTCACTGTGCCCCCTTCACTGTCAGTTATACGTACTACATAA